One genomic region from Camelus dromedarius isolate mCamDro1 chromosome 17, mCamDro1.pat, whole genome shotgun sequence encodes:
- the FYCO1 gene encoding FYVE and coiled-coil domain-containing protein 1 isoform X2, translating into MASTSVESQLQRIIRDLQDAVTELSREFKEAGEPITDDSTSLHKFSYKLEYLLQFDQKEKATLLGNKKDYWDYFCACLAKVKGANDGVRFVRSISELRTSLGKGRAFIRYSLVHQRLADTLQQCFMNTKVTSDWYYARSPFLKPKLSSDIVGQLYELTDVQFDLASRGYDLDAAWPTFARRTLGTGSSAYLWRPPSRSSSMSSLVSSYLQTQEMASNLDLSNPLNNEALEGFDDMRLELDQLEVREKQLQERMQQLDRENQELRAAVSLQGEQLQVEKDRGRSAAEDNLRLAGMVAALQKQWEVTQATENTVKELQACLQALGLGAAEKEEDYHSALRRLECMLRPLAWELKATRDSLGSKEQHSADVPDQLGVAKQKADTNAKGQQEHSPNDLALEIQELGEKLQALEGEHTQVQELSRQQSAQLEQLAKELQLKEEARASLERLVEEMAPLREELSLKGQEAAQLHCQLQESLARLSFLEEELAEVRREEQRQQEEKELLEQEAGSLTRQLQLLETQLTQVSQHVSDLEEQKKQLIQDKDHLSQKVGMLERLAVQPGPDLPLAGEKSETLSSPLQWACEKLEEDQRGLQEGQTDDPKMQGGSQEERLQQANRELEKELQSVAERNRLLEDKLQALQADYQALQQREAAIQGSLTSLESEQASIRHMGDQMEASLLAVKRAKETMRAHIAEKEAALQSKEAECQQLREQMEQCRQLAEARAGELRALEGQCHQQTHLIETLTADKGHQGLSPPQDHTPQELAAQLALSQVQLEIHQGEAQRLQVGMVDLQAKLKAVLGDQEKVQSQLSVTEAALREHKALVQQLKEQNEALNRAHVQELLQCSEREGTLQEERAGEAQWREEELQALREELCQAKCSSEEAQLEHAELQEQLHRANTDTAELGIQVCVLTAEKERMEGALAHAVQELQDAKEAASREREGLEHQVAELQQEKESLQEKLKVAKEAASSLPGLQAQLAQTEQQAQSLRETACQELDTLKFQLSTEIMDYQSKLKTSSEECRSLRGQLEERGRQLQAAEEAVEKLKAAQADMGEQLSRTSKHLAECQAAVLRKDEEGAALRRDLDRTQKELEEAKTKIQEYYDRLCQETRDREKNDQKMLADLDDLNRTKKYLEERLIELLRDKDALWQKSDALEFQQKLSAEEKWLGDTEANHCLDCKREFSWMVRRHHCRICGRIFCYYCCNNYVLSKHSGKRERCCRACFQKLSQGPGSPDSTGSGTSQGEPSPTPSPAQAGLQASGGQGANADCRLPDDAVFDIITDEELCQIQESGSSLPETPTETDSLEPNVAEQNAALKPFLPCEPAAFSPNPTAQWSPGHIPFHLH; encoded by the exons ATGGCGTCCACCAGCGTGGAGAGCCAGCTGCAGAGAATCATCCGCGATTTGCAAG ATGCTGTGACAGAACTAAGCAGAGAATTTAAGGAAGCAGGGGAACCCATCACAGATGACAGCACCAGCTTGCATAAGTTTTCTTACAAACTTGAGTATCTCCTTCAA TTCGATCAGAAGGAGAAGGCCACGCTCCTGGGCAATAAGAAAGACTACTGGGACTACTTCTGCGCCTGTCTGGCCAAGGTGAAAGGAGCCAATGATGGGGTCCGATTCGTCAGGTCTATTTCCGAG CTCCGAACATCTCTGGGAAAGGGAAGAGCATTTATTCGCTACTCCTTGGTGCACCAGAGGTTGGCAGACACCTTACAGCAGTGCTTCATGAACACCAAAGTGACCAG TGACTGGTACTACGCAAGGAGCCCCTTTCTGAAGCCAAAGCTGAGCTCTGACATCGTGGGCCAGCTCTATGAGCTGACTGACGTCCAGTTTGACCTGGCATCGAGGGGCTATGACCTGGATGCTGCCTGGCCGACGTTTGCCAG GAGGACATTGGGCACTGGCTCTTCTGCTTACCTATGGAGACCCCCCAGCCGAAGCTCCAGCATGAGCAGTTTGGTGAGCAGCTACCTGCAG ACTCAGGAGATGGCCTCCAACCTTGACCTGAGCAACCCCTTAAACAATGAGGCCCTGGAGGGCTTTGACGATATGCGGCTGGAGCTGGACCAGCTGGAGGTGCGGGAGAAGCAGCTGCAGGAGCGGATGCAGCAGCTGGACAGAGAGAACCAGGAGCTGAGGGCGGCTGTCAGCCTGCAAGGAGAACAGCTGCAGGTAGAGAAGGACAGGGGTCGCTCTGCCGCCGAGGACAACCTGCGCCTCGCTGGCATGGTGGCTGCGCTCCAGAAGCAGTGGGAGGTCACCCAGGCCACAGAGAACACCGTGAAGGAGCTGCAGGCGTGcctgcaggccctggggctgggtgcTGCTGAGAAGGAGGAGGATTACCACTCTGCCCTGCGGCGGCTGGAGTGCATGCTGCGACCACTGGCTTGGGAGCTCAAGGCCACACGCGACTCCCTGGGCAGTAAGGAGCAGCACTCAGCTGATGTCCCAGACCAGCTGGGTGTGGCCAAGCAGAAGGCAGACACAAACGCAAAGGGACAGCAAGAGCACAGCCCCAATGACTTGGCCCTGGAGatccaggagctgggggagaagCTCCAGGCCCTCGAAGGGGAGCACACCCAAGTCCAGGAGCTCAGCAGGCAGCAGAGTGCCCAGCTGGAGCAGCTGGCCAAGGAGCTGCAGCTGAAGGAGGAGGCCCGGGCCAGCCTGGAGCGCCTGGTGGAGGAGATGGCCCCACTCCGTGAAGAGTTGTCCCTGaaggggcaggaggcagcccAGCTCCACTGCCAGCTACAGGAGTCGCTGGCCCGCttgagcttcctggaggaagagcttGCGGAGGTGAGGCGAGAGGAGCAGCggcagcaggaggagaaggagctgCTGGAGCAGGAGGCTGGGTCCCTGACACGGCAGCTGCAGCTCCTGGAGACCCAGCTGACACAGGTGAGCCAGCACGTGAGTGACCTGGAGGAGCAGAAGAAGCAGCTCATCCAGGACAAAGACCACCTCAGCCAGAAGGTGGGGATGCTGGAGCGACTTGCTGTGCAGCCAGGCCCAGATCTGCCCTTGGCGGGTGAGAAGAGTGAGACTCTGAGCTCCCCCTTGCAGTGGGCCTGCGAGAAGCTGGAGGAGGATCAGAGGGGCCTGCAGGAGGGACAGACAGATGATCCCAAGATGCAAGGGGGCAGCCAGGAGGAGAGGCTCCAACAGGCCAACAGagagctggagaaggagctgCAGAGTGTGGCTGAGCGCAACCGGCTGTTGGAGGATAAGCTTCAGGCCCTGCAGGCTGATTACCAAGCTCTGCAGCAGCGGGAGGCAGCCATCCAGGGCTCCCTGACCTCTCTGGAGTCAGAGCAGGCCAGCATCCGGCACATgggagaccagatggaggcaagCCTCCTGGCTGTGAAGAGGGCCAAGGAGACCATGAGGGCCCACATAGCAGAGAAGGAGGCTGCCCTGCAAAGCAAAGAGGCCGAGTGCCAGCAACTGCGGGAGCAGATGGAGCAGTGCCGGCAGCTGGCAGAGGCCCGGGCAGGGGAGCTCAGAGCTCTTGAAGGCCAGTGCCACCAGCAGACCCACCTGATTGAGACCCTCACAGCAGACAAAGGCCACCAGGGGCTCAGCCCACCTCAAGACCACACACCCCAGGAGCTCGCAGCCCAGCTGGCCCTGTCTCAGGTGCAGCTGGAGATCCATCAGGGAGAGGCCCAGCGACTGCAGGTGGGGATGGTGGACCTCCAGGCCAAGCTGAAGGCAGTCCTGGGGGACCAGGAGAAGGTGCAGAGCCAGTTGAGTGTGACCGAGGCCGCTCTGAGGGAGCACAAGGCCCTTGTGCAGCAACTGAAGGAGCAGAATGAAGCCCTCAACAGGGCCCATGTCCAAGAACTACTGCAGTGCTCAGAGCGCGAAGGGACACTACAGGAGGAGAGGGCTGGTGAGGCccagtggagggaggaggaactcCAAGCCCTGCGGGAAGAGCTGTGCCAGGCAAAATGCAGCTCGGAGGAGGCCCAGCTGGAACACGCGGAGCTGCAGGAGCAGCTGCACCGGGCCAACACCGACACGGCCGAGCTCGGCATCCAGGTCTGTGTGCTGACTGCGGAGAAAGAGCGGATGGAAGGGGCGCTGGCTCATGCTGTCCAGGAGCTTCAGGATGCCAAGGAGGCAGCCTCCAGGGAGCGGGAGGGCCTGGAACACCAAGTGGCAGAGCTGCAGCAAGAGAAGGAGAGCTTGCAGGAGAAGCTGAAGGTGGCCAAGGAGGCAGCCAGCTCACTGCCTGGCCTGCAGGCACAGCTGGCCCAGACCGAGCAGCAGGCCCAGAGCCTCCGGGAGACTGCATGCCAGGAGCTTGACACCCTCAAATTCCAGCTGAGCACCGAGATCATGGACTACCAGAGCAAACTCAAG ACCTCCAGTGAGGAGTGCAGGAGCCTCAGGGGCCAGCTGGAGGAGCGAGGCCGGCAGCTGCAGGCCGCTGAGGAGGCTGTGGAGAAGCTGAAG GCTGCCCAGGCAGACATGGGAGAGCAGCTGAGCCGCACCAGCAAGCACCTCGCAGAGTGCCAGGCCGCCGTGCTGAGGAAGGACGAGGAGGGGGCTGCCCTGCGCCGTGACTTGGACAG GACCCAGAAGGAACTTGAAGAAGCCAAGACAAAGATCCAGGAGTATTACGACAGACTTTGCCAGGAGACAAGAGACCGGGAGAAGAACGACCAGAAGATGCTCGCTGACCTGGATGACCTGAATAGAACCAAGAAGTACTTGGAGGAGCGGCTGATAGAGCTGCTTAG GGACAAGGATGCTCTCTGGCAGAAGTCGGATGCCCTGGAATTCCAACAGAAGCTCAGTGCTGAGGAGAAGTGGCTTGGGGACACAGAGGCAAACCACTGCCTGGATTGCAAGCGGGAGTTCAGCTGGATGGTACGGCGGCACCACTGCAG GATATGTGGCCGCATCTTCTGTTACTACTGCTGCAACAACTACGTCCTGAGCAAGCACAGTGGCAAAAGGGAGCGCTGCTGTCGGGCCTGCTTCCAGAAGCTGAGCCAAGGTCCCGGCTCCCCTGACAGCACCGGCTCGGGCACCAGCCAGGgagagcccagccccaccccgtcACCAGCCCAAGCTGGGCTCCAGGCTTCCGGAGGCCAAG GTGCAAACGCAGACTGCAGGCTGCCCGACGACGCTGTGTTTGACATCATCACAGATGAGGAGTTGTGCCAGATACAGGAGTCCGGCTCCTCCTTGCCTGAAACACCCACTGAAACGGATTCTCTTGAGCCAAATGTGGCCGAACA aaaCGCTGCCTTGAAACCTTTCCTGCCATGTGAGCCTGCAGCGTTCTCCCCGAACCCCACGGCCCAGTGGTCCCCCGGGCACATTCCGTTTCATTTGCACTAA